A window of the Planococcus citri chromosome 4, ihPlaCitr1.1, whole genome shotgun sequence genome harbors these coding sequences:
- the LOC135844804 gene encoding hepatocyte growth factor receptor-like, with protein MVLYIGATITTNQSNVHAMSTLELDSYPESLYFADSITLKDAYQGKYIITYIYGFASTDFFYFLTTRMNSTQPSIYTSKLIRNCQDIEFLNYYYYTEIPIECYDENQTKYNLAQAAFVGKPGSELANSLGITLEDDVLFGIFAQSEKQTVGFESSKPSNRSAMCIYSLKEINEKFTENIQRCFNGTGYRGLEFMNPPDLKCENMNQSIESMGSKFCRAPAENMPLEGNSPVKTNASITFDTLVTAVRAQSYPNNFTGVFVGTNTGHLNQIVVENKFNTYKYKDIAIDEGFAINSDLHFDSETDHLYIMTEQKLTKIKISFHFPSISSFQPTVGLLGEIINVTIIGNNLACSSNNIQHSIAVAGIPCAVCRPLRSAEIVCTINTRSMNSAELEVYEGPVEIQGDGIKAKSKQKFVILDPKIERIFPTEGSLYGGNKLIINGKNFIAKSSLDVYIGNVSCLVFHHDQNEITCITGPSPILTNNIAIKFNENFRIFNYTYKYFDTDLDGKGHNLTLKGIPAGGITIFMHNPGLNKASIGKLFFQVNNNSQTYNGTKCGVENSTTFTCLSPHMPDIDSYSLDTENPQVFKYTLMVSLNRTNAGNPLSIKSSKFFVYPNPVFEHYSVTELDENIRFVIKGRNIDNACRVDDFIVRVGDKNCTVFILSQSDLTCQVQKSALKYDYSKNTTELDFSTAYVNVTVQIGNNAEQVVPYLEAGTPVTTTKESEYNNWIIYTVCFGAIIFVVIIFVLIKLLIGYRKRSFKSLKISREMQQQINKMGMDAIAMRQCIKQIVVEKKIDVDGSLANILKLPNITIAYTPVTETNVETSPEMEFYLPLDTKWEFPREKLVLGRFLGEGEFGRVVQSEASGIIDENITTTVAVKMLKVKHSDADMIDLVSEMEIMKLIGMHSNVLRLLGCCTQNGPLLIITEYAVHGNLLSFLHKHLASENFETAPSELSQRTLVTFGLQVARGMEYLSSMKCVHRDLAARNILVSDNQILKIADFGLARDIKNKDYYRKKSGGKLPVKWMAPEALLHKLYTVQSDVWSYGILLWEIMTLGGSPYPTFTDMKKLLRDLHSGYRMEKPPKCSMEMYSIMRQCWNYVPKDRPSFSAIVENLEEILQSTGDDEILEESDSYESSSIDSDCSETGNEALEGDHLLLHQNNS; from the exons ATGGTATTGTACATTGGAGCCACTATTACAACGAATCAATCAAATGTTCATGCTATGTCTACATTAGAACTAGACTCCTACCCTGAATCTCTTTATTTCGCTGATAGTATCACTCTTAAAGATGCCTATCAAGGAAAGTATATCATTACCTACATATACGGTTTTGCTTcgacagattttttttatttcttgaccACTCGAATGAATTCTACACAGCCCTCGATATACACATCAAAATTAATTAGGAACTGTCAAGATATTGAATTCTTGAATTACTATTACTACACGGAGATTCCGATTGAATGCTATgatgaaaaccaaacaaaatatAACTTAGCCCAAGCTGCATTCGTTGGAAAACCAGGTTCCGAATTGGCAAATTCGCTAGGTATTACTCTAGAAGACGATGTCTTGTTTGGGATTTTTGCTCAAAGTGAAAAGCAAACTGTGGGATTTGAATCAAGTAAACCAAGTAATAGAAGTGCAATGTGCATATATTCGCTGAAAGAAATAAATGAGAAGTTCACTGAAAATATCCAACGTTGCTTCAATGGAACGGGATATCGCGGACTGGAATTCATGAACCCACCAGatctaaaatgtgaaaatatgaACCAGTCCATTGAGTCCATGGGTTCCAAATTCTGCAGAGCACCGGCAGAAAATATGCCTCTCGAAGGAAACTCCCCAGTAAAAACAAATGCTTCCATTACATTTGATACGCTTGTTACAGCTGTCCGTGCACAATCATATCCAAATAATTTCACTGGTGTCTTTGTGGGTACAAATACCGGCCATTTGAACCAAATAGTGGTGGAAAACAAATTcaatacatacaaatacaagGATATTGCTATTGATGAAGGATTTGCAATTAACTCAGACCTACATTTTGACTCGGAAACGGATCACTTGTACATTATGACTGAGCAGAAGCTGACCAAAATtaagatttcatttcatttcccaTCAATATCCTCATTCCAACCTACAGTAGGACTATTAGGGGAAATCATCAATGTTACGATTATAGGTAATAACTTGGCTTGTTCAAGCAACAATATCCAACATAGTATTGCAGTTGCTGGAATACCTTGTGCCGTTTGTCGACCTCTGCGTTCTGCAGAAATCGTTTGCACCATTAATACTCGTAGTATGAATTCAGCAGAACTTGAAGTATACGAAGGTCCAGTTGAAATTCAAGGAGATGGCATTAAAGCTAAATCCAAACAAAAGTTTGTGATTCttgatccaaaaattgagagaatttttccaacagaagGCTCTTTATATGGTGGTAACAAACTGATCATTAATGGTAAAAACTTTATAGCTAAAAGTTCTTTAGATGTTTACATTGGAAATGTATCATGTTTAGTATTTCATCacgatcaaaatgaaataacttGTATCACTGGTCCATCTCCTATTCTGACAAATAACATAGctataaaatttaatgaaaatttccgCATTTTTAACTACACATACAAATATTTTGACACTGATCTTGATGGAAAAGGTCACAATCTTACACTGAAAGGCATTCCTGCTGGAGGAATCACAATTTTCATGCACAATCCGGGGTTGAACAAAGCATCAAtaggaaaattgttttttcaagtgaatAACAACAGTCAAACTTACAATGGTACAAAATGTGGAGTAGAAAATTCAACTACGTTTACCTGTTTATCACCTCATATGCCAGATATTGACAGTTATTCGCTAGATACAGAAAATCCTCAAGTATTCAAGTACACACTTATGGTATCACTCAACAGGACAAATGCTGGAAACCCTTTATCAATCAAGTCGTCCAAGTTTTTTGTATACCCAAACCCAGTTTTTGAGCATTATTCCGTCACTGAGCTTGATGAAAACATTCGTTTTGTTATTAAAGGACGAAATATCGATAATGCTTGTCGAGTTGATGATTTCATTGTGCGGGTAGGAGATAAAAATTGCACAGTATTTATATTATCTCAAAGTGACCTGACTTGTCAGGTACAAAAATCTGCACTGAAGTACGATTATTCCAAAAATACCAcagaacttgatttttcaactgCTTATGTAAATGTTACTGTGCAAATTGGGAACAATGCGGAGCAAGTTGTACCCTATCTTGAGGCGGGTACCCCGGTAACCACTACCAAAGAATCTGAGTACAATAATTGGATAATCTATACTGTATGCTTCGGTGCTATCATTTTCGTTGTAATCATCTTCGTACTGATAAAACTATTGATTGGATATCGAAAGAGGTCCTTTAAAAGCTTGAAAATATCGAGGGAAATGCAGCAACAAATTAACAAGATGGGCATGGATGCGATAGCGATGAGACAATGTATAAAGCAGATAGttgtggagaaaaaaatcgacgttGATGGAAGTTTAGCAAACATATTG aaattgccaaatatTACGATCGCGTATACGCCCGTTACTGAAACGAATGTAGAAACTTCACCAGAGATGGAATTTTATCTACCACTAGATACCAAATGGGAATTTCCACGAGAAAAATTGGTTTTAGGAAGATTTCTAGGTGAGGGAGAATTCGGAAGAGTTGTTCAAAGTGAAGCTTCGGGCATCATAGATGAGAATATCACCACGACTGTGGctgttaaaatgttgaaag TGAAACATTCCGATGCAGATATGATTGATTTAGTATCAGAAATGGAAATCATGAAACTAATTGGAATGCACTCCAATGTTTTACGTTTGCTCGGATGCTGCACTCAAAATGGCCCTTTACTGATCATCACAGAATATGCAGTTCATGGGAACCTACTAAGCTTTCTTCACAAGCACCttgcttctgaaaattttgaaacagcaCCAAGCGAGCTATCTCAAAGGACATTGGTTACATTTGGTCTTCAAGTTGCTCGAGGGATGGAATACTTGTCTTCTATGAAA TGTGTGCATCGAGATCTTGCCGCGAGAAATATTTTAGTATCGGATaaccagattttgaaaatagctgaCTTTGGTTTAGCCAGAGATATTAAGAACAAAGActactacagaaaaaaatcaggtgGTAAACTGCCAGTAAAATGGATGGCACCAGAGGCATTGCTCCATAAGCTATATACAGTTCAATCCGATGT atgGTCTTATGGCATACTGTTATGGGAAATTATGACTTTGGGTGGCTCACCTTATCCCACATTCACCGACATGAAGAAATTGTTGCGAGACTTGCATTCTGGATATCGCATGGAGAAGCCTCCGAAATGTTCTATGGAAAT GTACAGCATTATGCGTCAATGTTGGAATTACGTACCTAAAGATAGACCATCATTTTCGgcgattgttgaaaatttggaggaaATATTGCAAAGTACCGGCGATGATGAA ATTTTGGAGGAATCTGATTCATACGAGTCAAGTAGTATTGACAGTGACTGCAGTGAAACTGGTAATGAAGCTTTGGAAGGTGACCACTTATTATTACACCAAAATAATTCTTAA
- the LOC135843612 gene encoding plexin-A2-like, which translates to MVSRDENASTVAFTVSDPESETRGHKRTFLYVGVTIMRSQSTVPAISTILLNDPRSLPSTDSITLNEVYEGKYIINYIYGFSSGDFIYFLTTQMNSTQPSMYITKLIRASQKIPYERSYIEIPIECFDEKERKYNLAQAAFVGGPSSELAHQLGITPKDDVLFAIFAQSEKQTVGYESSKPSNESAMCIYSLKEINEQFLKNMQRCFNGIGDRGLEFIISPDQKCKKNNVSIDFDPLKANINIPLEGSSPVKTHASITFDTLVTAVRAQSFPHDFTAVFLGTNTGHLKQMVVENKSNVYEWKDIAIDEGFAINPDLHFDSKTDHLYTMTERKLTKIKISFPIPSISSFKPTRGLFGDIINITIQGNNLFCSSNDTRHSIAVAGIPCIACRSLDSTKNVSCALNINLSEREEYEGPIKIRVYGIKAKSEKNFVIFHPKIESINPLRGSFYGGNKLIIKGKNFKAKSSVDVYIGNVSCSVLYHDQNEITCITGPSHVMESKIAIKFDENFRTFDFIYKYFDTDLDDNHRNLTLKGIPAGGLKISMYNNLELNKTSIKKLFFQVNSNSQTYNGTECEVENSTLFTCLSPPIPETDSHSKDTENPQVFNYRLMASLNGMNAGKPLLIKSSKFFLYPNPVFEHCFVTDFAENISFVIKGRHINNVYGIDDFIVRS; encoded by the exons ATGGTATCTCGAGATGAGAATGCTTCAACTGTTGCATTCACTGTCTCAGATCCAGAATCAGAAACACGAGGGCACAAACGAACCTTCTTGTACGTTGGGGTCACTATTATGAGGAGTCAATCAACGGTTCCAGCTATTTCTACAATATTACTAAATGATCCTAGATCTCTTCCTTCCACAGACAGTATCACTCTTAACGAAGTCTATGAAGGAAAATATATTATTAACTACATTTATGGTTTCAGTTCTggagattttatttattttttgaccacTCAAATGAATTCTACACAGCCTTCGATGTACATAACAAAATTAATTAGAGcctctcaaaaaattccatacgAGCGTTCCTACATAGAGATTCCAATTGaatgttttgatgaaaaagaaagaaaatataaCTTAGCCCAAGCTGCATTCGTCGGAGGGCCAAGTTCTGAATTGGCACATCAGCTAGGTATTACTCCAAAAGACGATGTATTGTTTGCGATTTTTGCTCAAAGCGAAAAGCAAACTGTGGGTTACGAATCGAGCAAACCAAGTAATGAAAGTGCAATGTGCATATATTCGTTGAAAGAAATAAACGAGCAGTTCCTTAAAAATATGCAACGTTGCTTCAATGGAATAGGGGACCGAGGACTAGAATTTATAATCTCACCAGatcaaaaatgtaagaaaaacaACGTGTCCATTGATTTCGATCCTTTGAAAGCAAACATAAATATTCCTCTCGAAGGTAGCTCTCCAGTAAAGACACATGCTTCCATAACATTTGATACGCTTGTGACGGCTGTCCGCGCACAATCATTTCCACACGATTTTACTGCTGTATTTTTGGGTACAAATACTGGTCATTTAAAGCAAATGGTGGTGGAAAACAAATCCAATGTATATGAATGGAAGGATATTGCCATTGATGAAGGATTTGCAATAAACCCAGACTTACATTTTGACTCGAAAACGGACCATTTGTACACTATGACTGAACGAAAACTGACCAAGATTAAGATTTCATTTCCTATTCCATCAATATCCTCATTCAAGCCGACACGCGGGCTCTTTGGAGATATCATCAATATTACCATTCAAGGTAATAATTTGTTTTGTTCGAGCAACGATACCCGACATAGTATTGCAGTTGCTGGAATACCATGTATCGCCTGTCGATCTCTAGATTCGACAAAAAATGTTTCCTGTGCCCTTAATATAAATTTATCAGAACGAGAAGAATACGAAGGTCCAATTAAAATTCGAGTGTATGGCATTAAAGCTAAATCCGAAaagaattttgtcatttttcatccaaaaattgagaGCATTAATCCATTAAGAGGCTCTTTCTATGGAGGTAACAAACTGATCATTAAGGGTAAAAACTTTAAAGCTAAGAGTTCTGTAGATGTTTACATTGGAAATGTATCATGTTCAGTACTTTATCacgatcaaaatgaaataacttGTATTACTGGTCCATCTCATGTTATGGAAAgtaaaattgctataaaatttgatgaaaattttcgcacaTTCGACTTCATTTACAAGTATTTTGACACTGATCTTGATGATAACCATCGCAATCTTACACTGAAAGGCATTCCTGCCGGAGGACTCAAAATTTCTATGTACAATAATTTGGAGTTGAACAAGAcatcgattaaaaaattgttttttcaagtaaacaGCAACAGTCAAACTTACAATGGTACAGAATGTGAagtagaaaattcaactttgtttACCTGTTTATCGCCTCCTATTCCAGAAACTGACAGCCATTCGAAAGATACGGAAAATCCTCAAGTATTCAACTACAGACTTATGGCATCACTCAACGGTATGAATGCTGGAAAGCCTTTATTAATCAAGTCgtccaagttttttttgtacCCAAACCCAGTATTTGAGCATTGTTTCGTAACTGATTTCGCTGAAAACATTAGTTTTGTTATTAAAGGACGACATATCAATAATGTTTACGGAATAGACGATTTCATTGTGAgg tCCTAA
- the LOC135844896 gene encoding fibroblast growth factor receptor 3-like codes for MEFSVPLDAKWEFPREKLVLGRLLGEGEFGSVVLGEAMGIKDENITTTVAVKMLKESHTDADMIALVSEMEIMKLIGMHPNILRLLGCCTQKGPLLIITEYAVHGNLQSFLRKQLPSEKFKTASSELSQRTLVTFGLQVAQGMEYLSSMKCVHRDLAARNILVSNNLVLKIADFGLARDIRNKDYYRKKTGGRLPVKWMAPEALHHNLYTTQSDVWSFGVLLWEIVTLGSLPYPTFIKMEELVQALDDGYRMKKPPNCSMKMYGIMRECWNYLPEDRPTFSMIVENLEEILSSADDEILEEPVSCEPTLSNTDTIEIVIEATETD; via the exons ATGGAATTTTCTGTACCACTAGATGCCAAATGGGAATTCCCGCGGGAAAAATTGGTCTTGGGAAGATTGCTAGGTGAGGGAGAATTCGGAAGCGTTGTCCTAGGTGAAGCTATGGGCATCAAAGATGAGAATATCACCACCACTGTGGctgttaaaatgttgaaag AATCTCATACCGACGCAGATATGATTGCTTTAGTATCAGAAATGGAAATCATGAAACTAATTGGAATGCACCCCAATATTTTACGTTTGCTCGGATGCTGTACCCAAAAAGGTCCTTTGCTGATCATCACAGAATATGCAGTTCACGGAAACCTACAAAGCTTTCTTCGCAAACAACTTCCTTCTGAAAAGTTTAAAACAGCTTCAAGCGAGCTATCTCAAAGAACTTTGGTTACTTTTGGCCTTCAGGTGGCTCAAGGGATGGAATACTTATCTTCTATGAAA tGTGTACATCGTGATCTTGCTGCACGAAATATTTTAGTATCAAATAACTTGGTTTTGAAGATAGCTGATTTTGGATTAGCCAGAGATATTAGGAATAAAGATTATTACAGGAAAAAAACAGGAGGCAGGCTCCCAGTAAAATGGATGGCGCCAGAAGCACTGCATCATAATCTGTATACAACTCAGTCTGATGT ATGGTCGTTTGGTGTATTGCTGTGGGAAATTGTGACTTTGGGTAGCTTACCTTACCCCacattcatcaaaatggagGAATTGGTACAAGCTCTAGATGATGGGTATCGCATGAAGAAGCCGCCGAATTGCTCTATGAAGAT GTACGGCATTATGCGTGAATGTTGGAATTACTTACCGGAAGACCGACCCACGTTTTCAATGATTgtggaaaatttggaagaaatatTATCCAGTGCTGATGATGAA ATTTTAGAAGAACCTGTTTCATGTGAGCCAACATTGAGTAATACTGACACCATTGAAATTGTCATTGAAGCTACAGAAACAGACTAA